The proteins below come from a single Rhodococcus sp. WMMA185 genomic window:
- a CDS encoding DHA2 family efflux MFS transporter permease subunit produces MTSPKEAPAAPDKLDGTLLKIASVVVLGATMSILDVTVVSVALTTFTREFNSTYATVAWTMTAYTLALGAVIPVTGWAADRFGTKRLYMTALALFVVGSVACSMAWDITSLIGFRVLQGLGGGMLMPLGMTILTRAAGPDRVGRVMAVLGIPVLLGPIGGPILGGWLIEVASWHWIFLINPPIGLVAMAAAYFILQPDEPSPSESFDFVGMLLLSPGLATFLFGVSSIPDVGTVASARVLVSGAIGLTLIVAFVLHALNKDHPLIDLHLFKDRQLTVAVITMLMFVVAFMGAGLLFPSYFIQVGGHTTLGAGLLMAPQGIGAMLTMPIAGWLVDKIGPGKIVLTGLPLTLVGLGVFTQVAADTSTWLLMGALFVMGLGMGCTMMPLMTAALVTLSNEQVARGSTLVNIVQQTATSIGAAVMSVVLTNQILSHQTAGLAAASRGGTPEAAQIVAQTPPEVLANAFSELADAFGNTFVVAAVLILLTFIPAFLLPRKKSENPDVETEGAPTVMMH; encoded by the coding sequence ATGACATCGCCGAAGGAGGCGCCTGCGGCGCCTGACAAACTAGACGGAACGCTCCTCAAGATCGCGTCCGTCGTGGTACTCGGTGCCACCATGTCGATCCTTGACGTGACTGTGGTCAGCGTCGCGCTCACAACGTTCACGCGAGAATTCAACAGTACGTATGCCACCGTCGCGTGGACGATGACCGCCTACACGCTTGCGCTGGGGGCCGTCATTCCGGTGACCGGATGGGCGGCCGACCGCTTCGGAACCAAGCGCCTCTACATGACGGCTTTGGCGTTGTTCGTCGTCGGTTCCGTGGCATGCAGCATGGCGTGGGACATCACCTCGCTTATCGGCTTCCGCGTTCTTCAGGGGCTTGGCGGCGGCATGCTGATGCCCCTCGGAATGACGATCCTGACCAGGGCTGCGGGCCCAGACCGGGTGGGTCGGGTCATGGCGGTGCTCGGCATCCCGGTGCTGCTCGGTCCCATCGGTGGCCCCATCCTCGGTGGCTGGTTGATCGAGGTCGCGAGCTGGCACTGGATCTTCCTGATCAACCCGCCCATCGGCCTTGTCGCCATGGCGGCCGCATACTTCATTCTGCAGCCCGACGAGCCATCGCCTTCGGAATCGTTCGACTTCGTCGGAATGCTGCTGCTCTCACCAGGTTTGGCGACATTCCTGTTCGGTGTTTCGTCCATCCCGGATGTCGGAACGGTGGCCTCGGCCAGAGTGTTGGTGTCCGGTGCGATCGGACTCACGCTGATCGTCGCGTTCGTACTCCACGCGCTGAACAAGGACCATCCGCTGATCGACCTGCATCTGTTCAAGGACCGGCAGCTGACCGTTGCGGTGATCACCATGTTGATGTTCGTCGTCGCGTTCATGGGTGCCGGACTGTTGTTCCCGAGCTACTTCATCCAGGTGGGTGGGCACACCACACTTGGCGCCGGTCTGCTGATGGCGCCGCAGGGTATCGGCGCGATGCTGACCATGCCGATCGCCGGGTGGCTCGTGGACAAGATCGGTCCGGGCAAGATCGTGCTGACCGGGCTGCCGCTGACCCTCGTAGGGTTGGGTGTGTTCACTCAGGTGGCAGCCGATACTTCGACGTGGTTGCTGATGGGTGCGCTGTTCGTGATGGGTCTGGGAATGGGCTGCACGATGATGCCGCTGATGACCGCGGCGCTCGTGACACTTTCCAATGAGCAGGTGGCGCGCGGTTCGACGCTGGTGAACATCGTGCAGCAGACAGCGACCTCGATCGGGGCCGCGGTGATGTCGGTTGTGCTGACGAATCAGATCCTGAGCCACCAAACCGCTGGACTAGCAGCCGCGTCGCGTGGCGGTACGCCGGAGGCGGCGCAGATCGTCGCGCAGACGCCGCCGGAGGTGCTGGCCAACGCATTCTCAGAACTCGCCGACGCCTTCGGCAACACATTCGTTGTCGCGGCGGTCCTGATACTGCTGACA
- a CDS encoding MarR family winged helix-turn-helix transcriptional regulator has product MNEGELMDSLFELDLTFTQVRILFALAHRGEPLPINEVAEQLGLSVAAAGRNIDQLVKLGLVVRREDERDRRVKRVSLSAAGHTAATRHIEYRREQLRRFASLIPEGDRSRLIEALRPVLAANALRELNQEKGYDIAEGGACGA; this is encoded by the coding sequence ATGAACGAGGGGGAGTTGATGGACAGCCTCTTCGAGCTGGACCTCACCTTCACGCAGGTGCGGATCCTCTTCGCGTTGGCTCATCGCGGCGAACCGCTTCCGATCAACGAGGTTGCGGAACAGCTGGGGCTGTCGGTGGCTGCGGCAGGTCGAAACATCGATCAACTCGTGAAGCTCGGCCTGGTTGTCCGCCGGGAGGATGAGCGTGACCGGCGCGTCAAGCGGGTGTCGTTGTCCGCCGCAGGTCACACGGCAGCGACCCGGCACATCGAATACAGACGTGAACAGTTGCGTCGTTTCGCGTCGCTGATTCCGGAGGGCGACCGGTCTCGACTGATCGAGGCGCTGAGACCTGTCCTCGCCGCCAATGCTCTGAGAGAACTGAATCAGGAGAAAGGCTATGACATCGCCGAAGGAGGCGCCTGCGGCGCCTGA
- a CDS encoding acyl-[acyl-carrier-protein] thioesterase, translated as MALDRPLAVPPSRGRFFEASWPVRTGDIDAAKRLRLDGIARYLQDVGLDNLEAAQAADSHPLWIVRRTVIDIVRPAVWPERVHLRRWCSALSTRWTNMRVQIEGESGALIETEGFWIHISPDTGMPTRIDDEFIESLGESADEHRLKWKRWLVENAPAADGEDVEDYEFVLRRTDIDPFDHVNNAVYWQAVEELLADHEHPGGGRLVDNPHRAVLEYLAPIVSTDKIVLRFRRNDTSLTVWFLVDDALRAVAHVGLLHTTSPISPESPDSAKPIS; from the coding sequence TTGGCACTCGACCGACCACTCGCAGTTCCACCTTCACGCGGTAGATTCTTCGAGGCCTCCTGGCCTGTCCGAACAGGCGATATAGACGCTGCAAAGCGACTGCGCCTCGATGGGATCGCGCGATACCTACAAGATGTCGGGCTGGACAACCTCGAAGCAGCACAAGCGGCCGACAGTCACCCTCTGTGGATCGTCCGGCGGACCGTCATCGACATTGTGCGACCCGCCGTCTGGCCAGAGCGGGTGCATCTTCGTCGCTGGTGCTCTGCGCTATCGACGCGATGGACGAACATGCGGGTGCAGATCGAGGGCGAATCAGGCGCCCTGATCGAGACCGAAGGCTTCTGGATCCACATCAGCCCCGACACCGGAATGCCCACCAGGATTGACGACGAATTCATCGAAAGCCTCGGTGAATCCGCCGACGAGCACAGACTCAAGTGGAAGCGCTGGCTCGTCGAGAACGCTCCCGCCGCCGACGGCGAAGATGTCGAGGACTACGAATTCGTGTTGCGTCGCACCGACATCGACCCATTCGACCACGTCAACAATGCGGTCTACTGGCAAGCCGTGGAGGAGTTGCTCGCAGACCACGAACATCCCGGCGGTGGCCGACTCGTCGACAATCCTCATCGCGCTGTACTCGAGTACCTTGCCCCGATCGTCTCGACCGACAAGATCGTCCTGCGGTTCCGCCGGAACGACACATCGCTGACCGTCTGGTTTCTGGTCGACGATGCCCTGCGGGCGGTTGCCCATGTCGGACTACTGCACACGACATCGCCGATATCACCTGAGTCACCAGATTCGGCGAAGCCGATCAGCTGA
- a CDS encoding DUF1272 domain-containing protein, translating to MNMLAMKTECQACRAPLRNDSDAAICSYECTFCSACTSEMNNLCPNCGGELCARPRRTTGAVQISRRAPARILRSLRARR from the coding sequence ATGAACATGTTGGCCATGAAGACCGAATGCCAGGCGTGCCGTGCGCCGCTGCGAAACGATTCCGATGCCGCGATCTGCAGTTACGAATGCACATTCTGCAGTGCCTGCACTTCCGAGATGAACAATCTGTGCCCGAATTGCGGAGGAGAGCTGTGTGCGAGGCCTCGCCGCACAACCGGAGCGGTGCAGATCAGCCGTCGCGCACCTGCACGAATCCTCCGCTCTCTCAGAGCCCGTCGGTGA
- a CDS encoding SixA phosphatase family protein, translated as MSANSPAPDRTLILMRHGKAGYSESATDHERPLTTRGRREAGLAGEWLRSNQPTIDAVLCSSARRTRETLEATRIDAPTRVVDGLYGAYPGRVLEEIAQIEPAVRTLLVVGHAPGMPLTALDLADDLDTGAARLIREKFPTSALAVLTVPCEWDELTSRAALLTTLHIPR; from the coding sequence ATGTCCGCGAATTCCCCGGCACCCGACCGCACCCTGATCTTGATGCGCCATGGCAAGGCGGGGTATTCGGAGAGCGCCACGGATCACGAACGCCCCCTCACGACGCGCGGGCGGAGGGAGGCCGGACTGGCAGGCGAATGGTTGAGGTCGAATCAACCTACGATCGACGCCGTACTGTGTTCGAGCGCGCGCCGCACCCGCGAGACACTCGAGGCCACGCGGATCGACGCCCCCACCCGAGTGGTCGACGGTCTCTACGGCGCATACCCGGGGCGGGTTCTGGAGGAAATCGCTCAGATCGAGCCTGCGGTGCGCACTCTGCTGGTAGTCGGCCATGCTCCGGGGATGCCTCTGACGGCATTGGACCTGGCAGACGACCTCGACACCGGGGCTGCCCGCCTGATACGCGAGAAGTTCCCGACATCGGCACTCGCCGTGCTCACGGTGCCATGTGAATGGGACGAGCTCACCTCGCGTGCGGCATTACTGACCACACTGCACATCCCCAGGTAG
- a CDS encoding DNA-directed RNA polymerase subunit beta': protein MLDVNFFDELRIGLASAEDIRNWSYGEVKKPETINYRTLKPEKDGLFCEKIFGPTRDWECYCGKYKRVRFKGIICERCGVEVTRAKVRRERMGHIELAAPVTHIWYFKGVPSRLGYLLDLAPKDLEKIIYFAAYVIVGVDEELRHNELSTLEAEMQVEKKTIADQRDGDLEARAQKLEADIAELEAEGAKSDVRRKVKDGGEREMRQIRDRAQRELDRLEEIWNTFTKLSVKQLIVDELLYRELVDRYGEYFTGAMGAESIQKLMENFDIDAEAESLRETIRSGKGQKKLRALKRLKVVAAFQANQNSPTGMVLNAVPVIPPELRPMVQLDGGRFATSDLNDLYRRVINRNNRLKRLIDLGAPEIIVNNEKRMLQESVDALFDNGRRGRPVTGPGNRPLKSLSDLLKGKQGRFRQNLLGKRVDYSGRSVIVVGPQLKLHQCGLPKLMALELFKPFVMKRLVDLNHAQNIKSAKRMVERQRAQVWDVLEEVIGEHPVLLNRAPTLHRLGIQAFEPQLVEGKAIQLHPLVCEAFNADFDGDQMAVHLPLSAEAQAEARILMLSSNNILSPASGRPLAMPRLDMVTGLYHLTRMDEGAVGELAAPKKDEAEQGVFSSPAEAQMAVDRGALDVQAKIKVRLTQQRPPRDLEAELFPEGWNYGDGWTAETTLGRVLFNELLPSDYPFVNEQMPKKRQATIINDLAERYPMIVVAQTVDKLKDAGFYWATRSGVTVSISDVLVPPEKAEIMESFEQQADQIEKKYQRGALNKTERNSALVKIWSEATDEVGRVMEAHFPDENPIPMIVKSGAAGNMTQVRSLAGMKGLVTNPKGEFIPRPIKSSFKEGLTVLEYFINTHGARKGLADTALRTADSGYLTRRLVDVSQDVIVREVDCGTERGIVTTIAEKQADGSMIRDPHVETSTYARTLAADAVDADGNVIVERGHDLGDPAIDALLEAGITQVKVRSVLTCTTGTGVCATCYGRSMATGKLVDIGEAVGIVAAQSIGEPGTQLTMRTFHQGGVAGDDITGGLPRVQELFEARVPKGKAPIADVTGRVQLEDGDRFYKITIVPDDGGEEVVYDKLSKRQRLRVFKHEDGTERLLADGDHVEVGQQLMEGAADPHEVLRVMGPRQVQIHLVNEVQEVYRSQGVSIHDKHIEVIVRQMLRRVTIIDSGATEFLPGSLTERADFEAANRRVVAEGGEPAAGRPVLMGITKASLATDSWLSAASFQETTRVLTDAAINCRSDKLIGLKENVIIGKLIPAGTGINRYRNIQVQPTEEARAAAYAVPSYDDQYYSPDGFGQGTGAAVPLDDYGFSNDYR from the coding sequence GTGCTCGACGTCAACTTCTTCGATGAGCTTCGCATTGGCCTCGCCAGCGCAGAGGACATCCGCAACTGGTCTTACGGTGAGGTCAAGAAGCCGGAGACCATCAACTACCGCACGCTCAAGCCTGAAAAGGACGGCCTTTTCTGCGAGAAGATCTTCGGCCCCACCCGGGACTGGGAATGCTACTGCGGAAAGTACAAGCGTGTCCGCTTCAAGGGCATCATCTGTGAACGCTGCGGCGTCGAGGTGACTCGCGCAAAGGTTCGGCGTGAGCGCATGGGCCACATCGAACTGGCTGCCCCGGTCACACACATCTGGTACTTCAAGGGTGTGCCCAGCCGTCTCGGCTACTTGCTGGACCTCGCGCCGAAGGATCTCGAGAAGATCATCTACTTCGCCGCGTATGTCATCGTCGGCGTCGACGAGGAACTGCGTCACAACGAGCTGTCCACGCTCGAGGCAGAGATGCAGGTCGAGAAGAAGACGATCGCCGATCAGCGCGACGGGGACCTCGAGGCTCGCGCTCAGAAGCTCGAGGCTGACATCGCCGAGCTGGAGGCGGAGGGTGCCAAGTCCGACGTCCGCCGCAAGGTCAAGGACGGCGGAGAACGCGAAATGCGTCAGATCCGCGACCGTGCTCAGCGTGAGCTGGATCGTCTCGAAGAGATCTGGAATACCTTCACCAAGCTGAGTGTCAAGCAGCTCATCGTCGACGAGCTTCTCTACCGCGAGTTGGTCGATCGCTACGGCGAGTACTTCACCGGTGCCATGGGCGCCGAGTCGATCCAGAAGCTCATGGAGAACTTCGACATCGACGCCGAGGCCGAGTCCCTGCGCGAGACCATCCGCAGCGGCAAGGGGCAGAAGAAGCTTCGTGCCCTCAAGCGTCTCAAGGTCGTCGCCGCGTTCCAGGCCAACCAGAACTCGCCGACGGGCATGGTCCTCAACGCTGTTCCGGTGATTCCGCCGGAGCTGCGTCCGATGGTTCAGCTCGACGGTGGTCGCTTCGCCACCTCGGACCTGAACGACCTGTATCGCCGCGTGATCAACCGTAACAACCGGCTCAAGCGACTGATCGATCTCGGTGCCCCCGAGATCATCGTCAACAACGAGAAGCGGATGCTGCAGGAGTCCGTCGACGCACTGTTCGACAACGGTCGGCGCGGCCGTCCCGTCACCGGGCCCGGTAACCGCCCGCTGAAGTCCCTGAGCGACCTGCTCAAGGGCAAGCAGGGCCGATTCCGTCAGAACCTGCTCGGTAAGCGTGTCGACTACTCGGGTCGTTCCGTCATCGTCGTCGGCCCGCAGCTGAAGCTGCACCAGTGTGGTCTGCCGAAGCTGATGGCACTCGAACTGTTCAAGCCTTTCGTGATGAAGCGCCTGGTGGACCTGAACCACGCGCAGAACATCAAGTCGGCCAAGCGCATGGTGGAACGCCAGCGGGCACAGGTGTGGGACGTCCTCGAAGAGGTCATCGGCGAGCACCCCGTCCTGCTGAACCGTGCGCCGACGCTGCACCGACTGGGCATCCAGGCGTTCGAGCCGCAGTTGGTCGAAGGCAAGGCCATTCAGCTTCACCCGCTGGTGTGTGAAGCCTTCAACGCCGACTTCGACGGTGACCAGATGGCCGTGCACCTCCCGTTGTCCGCCGAGGCGCAGGCAGAGGCTCGCATCCTCATGCTCTCGTCGAACAACATCCTGTCGCCCGCCTCGGGTCGGCCGCTCGCCATGCCCCGTCTGGACATGGTCACCGGGCTGTACCACCTGACCCGGATGGACGAAGGCGCCGTCGGGGAACTCGCAGCACCCAAGAAGGACGAGGCCGAGCAGGGTGTGTTCTCCTCGCCGGCAGAGGCTCAGATGGCTGTCGATCGTGGCGCCCTCGATGTACAGGCGAAGATCAAGGTGCGGCTCACGCAGCAGCGCCCGCCCCGTGACCTCGAGGCTGAGCTGTTCCCCGAGGGCTGGAACTACGGCGACGGCTGGACCGCGGAGACCACGCTGGGTCGTGTGCTCTTCAACGAGCTGCTTCCTTCGGACTACCCGTTCGTCAACGAGCAGATGCCGAAGAAGCGCCAGGCCACGATCATCAACGATCTCGCCGAGCGCTACCCCATGATCGTGGTCGCGCAGACCGTCGACAAGCTCAAGGACGCCGGGTTCTACTGGGCGACGCGTTCGGGCGTCACGGTCTCGATCTCCGACGTCCTCGTGCCGCCGGAGAAGGCCGAGATCATGGAGTCCTTCGAGCAGCAGGCCGATCAGATCGAGAAGAAGTACCAGCGTGGTGCTCTGAACAAGACCGAGCGCAACAGTGCACTGGTCAAGATCTGGTCCGAAGCCACCGACGAGGTCGGGCGGGTGATGGAGGCACACTTCCCTGACGAGAACCCGATCCCGATGATCGTGAAGTCCGGTGCCGCCGGCAACATGACTCAGGTTCGTTCGCTCGCCGGCATGAAGGGCTTGGTGACGAACCCGAAGGGTGAGTTCATCCCGCGTCCGATCAAGTCTTCCTTCAAGGAAGGCCTGACCGTTCTCGAGTACTTCATCAATACGCATGGTGCACGTAAGGGTCTGGCCGATACCGCGCTGCGCACCGCCGACTCGGGTTACCTGACCCGTCGTCTGGTGGACGTCTCACAGGACGTCATCGTCCGCGAGGTGGACTGTGGAACCGAGCGCGGCATCGTCACCACGATCGCCGAGAAGCAGGCCGATGGCTCGATGATCCGCGATCCCCACGTGGAGACGAGCACGTACGCCCGCACCCTTGCGGCCGATGCGGTCGACGCCGACGGCAACGTCATCGTCGAGCGCGGACACGACCTGGGTGACCCGGCTATCGACGCGCTGCTCGAAGCGGGCATCACACAGGTCAAGGTCCGCTCGGTGCTCACTTGCACCACCGGCACCGGCGTCTGTGCCACCTGCTACGGCCGTTCGATGGCCACCGGCAAGCTCGTCGACATCGGTGAGGCCGTCGGTATCGTGGCCGCGCAGTCCATCGGTGAGCCCGGTACCCAGCTGACCATGCGTACGTTCCACCAGGGTGGTGTCGCCGGAGACGACATCACCGGCGGTCTGCCGCGTGTCCAGGAGTTGTTCGAGGCCCGCGTCCCCAAGGGCAAGGCCCCGATCGCCGATGTGACCGGTCGTGTGCAGCTCGAGGACGGCGATCGCTTCTACAAGATCACCATCGTCCCGGACGACGGCGGCGAGGAGGTTGTCTACGACAAGCTCTCGAAGCGTCAGCGTCTGCGTGTCTTCAAGCACGAAGACGGCACCGAGCGCCTGCTGGCGGATGGCGACCACGTGGAGGTCGGTCAGCAGCTCATGGAAGGTGCTGCCGATCCGCACGAGGTGCTGCGTGTCATGGGCCCCCGTCAGGTGCAGATCCACCTCGTCAACGAGGTTCAGGAGGTGTACCGGAGCCAGGGTGTGTCGATCCACGACAAGCACATCGAGGTCATCGTGCGCCAGATGCTGCGTCGCGTGACGATCATCGACTCGGGTGCGACGGAGTTCCTGCCCGGTTCGCTGACCGAGCGTGCGGACTTCGAGGCGGCCAACCGTCGCGTCGTCGCCGAGGGCGGCGAGCCCGCGGCCGGACGTCCGGTGCTGATGGGTATCACCAAGGCATCGCTGGCAACGGACTCGTGGTTGTCGGCGGCGTCCTTCCAGGAGACCACTCGTGTGCTGACCGATGCGGCGATCAACTGCCGCTCGGACAAGCTGATCGGTCTCAAGGAGAACGTGATCATCGGAAAGCTGATCCCTGCGGGTACCGGAATCAACCGTTACCGCAACATCCAGGTTCAGCCGACCGAGGAGGCCCGCGCTGCCGCGTATGCGGTTCCGTCGTACGACGATCAGTACTACAGCCCGGACGGCTTCGGCCAGGGCACCGGTGCCGCGGTTCCGCTGGACGACTACGGGTTCAGTAACGATTACCGGTAG